A part of Aquibium oceanicum genomic DNA contains:
- a CDS encoding WD40 repeat domain-containing protein yields MPTVAPLDLDGHCIAAVFLSDIPHFALADGTVHRLDNGHKQVTAHDGLLCATVTEKGDKMITGGEDGKVVAVSPAGAIEVLAEIGRKWVSSVASGPQGAVAFASGRTAFVRFADGKTKELQHPRTVEGVAFSPKGMRIGAARYNGATLHFPAADGKPVELEWAGAHTGITFSPDGNFVVTTMQENALHGWKITDGKHMRMTGYPGKVKSLSWSAKGRWLASSGAPAAIVWPFQGKDGPMGKAPLELGTRGNTMVTAVSCHPADEFVAIGYADGMVMAARFADQKEVLLRRQGKGAITSLAWDRAGRRVVFGSETGDCGVIDISG; encoded by the coding sequence ATGCCCACCGTCGCTCCGCTCGACCTCGACGGCCACTGCATCGCCGCCGTCTTCCTGTCAGACATCCCGCATTTCGCGCTTGCCGACGGCACGGTGCACCGGCTCGACAACGGCCACAAGCAGGTGACCGCGCATGATGGGCTGCTTTGCGCCACCGTCACCGAAAAGGGCGACAAAATGATCACGGGCGGCGAAGACGGCAAGGTCGTCGCCGTATCGCCCGCCGGAGCGATCGAGGTCCTGGCCGAGATCGGCCGCAAATGGGTGTCGAGCGTCGCATCCGGCCCGCAAGGCGCCGTCGCCTTCGCCTCGGGGCGCACCGCCTTCGTCCGCTTCGCTGACGGCAAGACCAAGGAATTGCAGCATCCGCGCACGGTCGAGGGCGTCGCCTTCTCGCCGAAAGGCATGCGGATCGGCGCAGCCCGCTACAACGGCGCGACGCTGCATTTTCCCGCCGCCGACGGCAAGCCGGTCGAACTCGAATGGGCCGGCGCGCATACCGGCATCACCTTCTCGCCCGACGGAAACTTCGTCGTCACCACCATGCAGGAAAACGCGCTGCACGGCTGGAAGATCACCGATGGCAAGCACATGCGCATGACCGGCTATCCGGGCAAGGTGAAGAGCCTGTCCTGGAGCGCGAAGGGGCGCTGGCTCGCAAGTTCCGGCGCGCCGGCCGCGATCGTCTGGCCATTCCAGGGCAAGGACGGCCCCATGGGCAAGGCGCCGCTGGAACTCGGTACGCGCGGCAACACGATGGTCACCGCCGTCTCGTGCCACCCGGCCGACGAGTTCGTCGCGATCGGTTATGCCGACGGCATGGTGATGGCCGCCCGCTTCGCGGACCAGAAGGAAGTGCTGCTGCGCCGTCAGGGCAAGGGCGCGATAACCTCGCTGGCCTGGGACCGCGCCGGCCGGCGCGTCGTCTTCGGCTCCGAAACCGGCGATTGCGGCGTCATCGACATATCGGGCTGA
- a CDS encoding GNAT family N-acetyltransferase — MKAADDLRKPPAIEPITAAFEPAVLALNNEHAAELSLLDAGRLSHLLAQCFAAFRIGDLDAFMIGFDQDAPYDSPNFLWFRERYPRFAYVDRIAVASFARGRGHARQLYEHFFEKAQQAGHTVVTAEVNSDPPNPASDAFHAALGFEVVGEAEIYGGERRVRYFAKDLTA; from the coding sequence ATGAAAGCAGCCGACGACCTCAGGAAACCGCCCGCCATCGAGCCGATCACCGCGGCCTTCGAGCCCGCGGTGCTGGCGCTGAACAACGAGCATGCGGCGGAATTGTCGCTGCTGGACGCCGGGCGGCTGTCGCATCTCCTGGCGCAGTGCTTCGCGGCCTTCCGGATCGGCGACCTGGACGCGTTCATGATCGGCTTCGATCAGGACGCGCCCTACGACAGTCCGAACTTTCTCTGGTTCCGCGAGCGCTACCCGCGGTTTGCCTATGTCGACCGGATCGCGGTCGCCTCCTTCGCGCGCGGACGCGGGCATGCGCGGCAGCTCTACGAGCATTTCTTCGAAAAGGCGCAGCAAGCCGGCCACACGGTCGTGACCGCGGAGGTGAATTCCGATCCGCCGAACCCGGCCTCGGACGCCTTCCATGCCGCATTGGGCTTCGAGGTGGTCGGAGAGGCGGAGATCTACGGCGGCGAGAGGCGTGTCCGGTACTTTGCCAAGGACCTGACAGCCTGA
- a CDS encoding putative DNA modification/repair radical SAM protein, with translation MATLPLREKLAILSDAAKYDASCASSGAAKRNSLKSGGIGSTESTGICHSYAPDGRCISLLKILLTNFCIYDCTYCINRSSSNVRRARFTVDEVVKLTLDFYKRNYIEGLFLSSGVIRSPDDTMGEMVEIARRLRIEHRFAGYIHLKTIPECSQELIEKAGLYADRLSINVELPTDEGVKKLAPEKRPETIRVSMARLRSKIDEKSEPTLRTKTRERFAPGGQSTQMIIGADATPDATILKTSSRLYASYRLRRVYYSAFSPIPDSSAALPLMKPPLMREHRLYQADWLMRFYGFGESEILSARPDGMLDLAIDPKLSWALANRAMFPLDINRADREALLRVPGLGTKVVKRILETRKHRRLRLEDVGRLCQSIAKVRPFIVAEGWSPGGLTDSATLQARVAPEPRQLSLF, from the coding sequence ATGGCAACGCTTCCCCTCCGCGAGAAACTCGCGATCCTGTCAGACGCCGCCAAGTACGACGCGTCCTGTGCCTCCTCGGGCGCGGCGAAGCGCAATTCGCTGAAGAGCGGCGGCATCGGCTCCACCGAAAGCACAGGCATCTGCCATTCCTACGCGCCGGACGGGCGCTGCATCTCGCTCCTGAAGATCCTGCTCACCAACTTCTGCATCTACGACTGCACCTACTGCATCAACCGTTCGTCGTCGAACGTGCGCCGTGCCCGCTTCACGGTCGACGAGGTGGTGAAGCTGACGCTCGACTTCTACAAGCGCAACTACATCGAGGGCCTGTTCCTCTCCTCCGGTGTCATCCGCTCGCCGGACGACACGATGGGCGAGATGGTCGAGATCGCGCGCCGCCTGCGCATCGAGCATCGCTTCGCCGGCTACATCCATCTGAAGACGATTCCCGAATGCTCGCAGGAGCTGATCGAGAAGGCCGGGCTCTATGCCGATCGCCTGTCGATCAACGTCGAACTGCCGACCGACGAGGGGGTGAAGAAGCTCGCGCCCGAGAAGCGCCCCGAGACCATCCGCGTCTCCATGGCGAGGCTGCGCTCGAAGATCGACGAGAAGTCCGAACCGACCCTGCGCACGAAGACGCGCGAGCGCTTCGCGCCCGGCGGCCAGTCGACCCAGATGATCATCGGCGCGGACGCCACGCCCGACGCGACGATCTTGAAGACCAGTTCCCGGCTCTACGCCAGCTACCGCCTGCGCCGCGTCTACTATTCCGCCTTCAGCCCGATCCCGGATTCCTCCGCCGCTCTGCCGCTGATGAAGCCGCCGCTGATGCGCGAGCACCGACTCTACCAAGCGGACTGGCTGATGCGCTTCTACGGTTTCGGCGAAAGCGAGATCCTCTCTGCCCGGCCGGACGGCATGCTCGACCTCGCCATCGACCCGAAGCTCTCCTGGGCGCTCGCCAACCGCGCCATGTTCCCGCTCGATATCAACCGCGCCGACCGCGAGGCCTTGCTGAGAGTTCCCGGCCTCGGCACCAAGGTTGTCAAGCGGATCCTGGAGACGCGAAAACATCGCCGGCTGCGGCTGGAGGACGTCGGCCGCCTCTGCCAGTCGATCGCCAAGGTGCGGCCCTTCATCGTCGCCGAAGGCTGGTCGCCCGGCGGCCTCACCGATTCCGCCACCCTGCAGGCCAGGGTCGCTCCCGAACCCCGCCAGCTTTCGCTGTTCTGA
- a CDS encoding UdgX family uracil-DNA binding protein (This protein belongs to the uracil DNA glycosylase superfamily, members of which act in excision repair of DNA. However, it belongs more specifically to UdgX branch, whose founding member was found to bind uracil in DNA (where it does not belong), without cleaving it, appears to promote DNA repair by a pathway involving RecA, rather than base excision.), whose protein sequence is MSALPKPLPRITIRLAGQTDFDGWRKAARALAMREIPADQVGWAVSGAASADLFDGAAPSRDAAPDGGTAFTVPRSFVEAAEAVICHSDAERFSLLYRILLRLRREPDLLKIASDPDVRRLEAMAKAVRRDIHKMRAFVRFRRIGSGADERHVAWFESLHFIVERNAPFFVRRFTGMRWTILTPYASADWDGERLAIGPGATRADAPSEDDAEALWRTYFSSIFNPARLKVKAMQAEMPKKYWRNLPEASLIPDLIRGAEDKARDMIQKLPTEPAPHHAKVKARHWPEPDVEPGPDDEGANASTIPELRAAAEGCRRCPLWRDATQTVFGEGPEKAKVVFVGEQPGDQEDLAGKPFVGPAGKMLDAVLAEAEVDRSEVYVTNGVKHFKFEPRGKRRIHAKPNAGEVKACRWWVDKELAILKPTLAVALGATAAQSLLGKTVPITKMRGQVVEREDGLRVFLTIHPSYILRIPEPADKEAERGRFLADMRAVRELMAA, encoded by the coding sequence ATGAGCGCACTTCCGAAACCCCTTCCCCGCATCACCATCCGGCTCGCCGGCCAGACCGATTTCGACGGCTGGCGGAAGGCTGCCCGCGCGCTGGCGATGCGCGAGATCCCCGCCGATCAGGTAGGCTGGGCGGTGTCAGGCGCCGCGAGCGCCGATCTCTTCGACGGCGCCGCGCCATCGCGCGACGCGGCTCCGGACGGCGGGACGGCATTCACCGTGCCGCGCTCTTTCGTGGAGGCGGCCGAAGCGGTGATCTGCCACTCGGATGCCGAGCGTTTTTCACTGCTCTACCGCATTCTGCTGCGGCTGCGCCGAGAACCGGACCTTTTGAAGATCGCCTCCGATCCCGACGTGCGGCGTCTGGAGGCGATGGCGAAGGCCGTGCGCCGGGACATCCACAAGATGCGCGCCTTCGTGCGCTTCCGGCGCATCGGCTCGGGGGCAGACGAGCGCCACGTCGCCTGGTTCGAGTCGCTGCATTTCATCGTCGAGCGCAACGCGCCCTTCTTCGTGCGCCGCTTCACCGGCATGCGCTGGACGATCCTCACGCCCTATGCCTCGGCCGACTGGGACGGCGAGCGCCTGGCGATCGGCCCCGGCGCCACCCGCGCCGACGCGCCGTCCGAGGACGATGCCGAAGCGCTGTGGCGCACCTATTTTTCCTCGATCTTCAATCCCGCGCGGCTGAAGGTGAAGGCCATGCAGGCCGAGATGCCGAAGAAGTACTGGCGGAACCTTCCCGAAGCCTCGCTCATTCCGGACCTGATCCGCGGTGCCGAAGACAAGGCCAGGGACATGATCCAGAAACTGCCGACCGAACCCGCCCCGCACCATGCCAAGGTGAAGGCGCGCCACTGGCCGGAACCGGATGTCGAGCCGGGTCCCGACGACGAAGGCGCGAACGCCAGCACAATCCCCGAACTGCGCGCCGCGGCGGAAGGCTGCCGCCGCTGCCCGCTCTGGCGCGATGCCACCCAGACCGTGTTCGGCGAAGGACCGGAAAAAGCGAAGGTCGTGTTTGTCGGCGAGCAGCCGGGCGACCAGGAGGACCTTGCCGGAAAGCCCTTCGTCGGCCCGGCGGGGAAAATGCTGGACGCCGTGCTAGCGGAAGCCGAGGTGGACCGCTCGGAAGTCTATGTCACGAATGGCGTTAAACACTTCAAATTCGAGCCGCGCGGCAAGCGCCGAATCCACGCCAAGCCGAACGCCGGGGAGGTGAAGGCCTGCCGCTGGTGGGTCGACAAGGAACTGGCGATCCTGAAGCCCACCCTCGCCGTGGCGCTCGGCGCAACCGCCGCGCAGTCGCTGCTCGGCAAGACGGTCCCCATCACGAAGATGCGCGGCCAGGTGGTCGAACGCGAAGACGGCCTGCGCGTCTTCCTCACCATCCACCCCTCCTACATCCTGCGCATCCCGGAACCGGCCGACAAGGAGGCGGAGCGCGGAAGATTCTTGGCGGACATGAGGGCGGTCAGGGAACTGATGGCGGCGTAG
- a CDS encoding glycerate kinase type-2 family protein yields the protein MSEIDPRAFFVSLYDAAVAAADPARVIGSHLPPKPAGRTVIVGAGKGSAQMARAFEDVWDGPLEGLVVTRYGYAVPCRSIEVVEAAHPVPDAAGLEGARRLLETVSDLSEDDLVVALVSGGGSALLPAPAGSLTLDDEIAVNQALLASGAPISAMNTIRKHVSAIKGGRLAAAAWPAKVVTLLVSDIPGDRPSLVSSGPTVPDASTRQDALRLVETWRIALPEAVMDHLRSPEADAPHPDDARFIRNEAHIIASAAVSLEAAAEAARAQGIEAVILSDAIEGEAREVGSVHAAIAREVALRDRPFRKPVVILSGGETTVTLRGKGKGGRNTEFLLSLALGIDGVDGIHAFAADTDGIDGSEDNAGAFADFATVSRLRSAGLDPRAMLGENDAWTAFGAIGDLFVPGPSGTNVNDLRAVLVR from the coding sequence ATGAGCGAGATCGATCCGAGGGCATTCTTCGTCTCGCTCTATGACGCCGCCGTCGCGGCGGCCGATCCGGCGCGCGTGATCGGCAGCCATCTGCCGCCGAAGCCGGCCGGGCGTACCGTCATCGTCGGCGCCGGCAAAGGCTCCGCACAAATGGCAAGGGCGTTCGAGGATGTCTGGGACGGGCCGCTGGAGGGCCTGGTGGTCACCCGCTACGGCTATGCCGTGCCCTGCCGGTCGATCGAGGTCGTCGAGGCGGCGCATCCCGTGCCCGACGCGGCGGGGCTGGAGGGCGCGCGGCGGCTTCTGGAGACGGTCTCGGACCTGTCGGAGGACGATCTCGTCGTGGCACTCGTCTCGGGAGGAGGCTCGGCTCTCTTGCCCGCGCCGGCGGGAAGCCTGACGCTCGACGACGAGATCGCCGTCAACCAGGCGCTGCTTGCCTCCGGCGCGCCGATCTCGGCGATGAACACGATCCGCAAGCACGTCTCTGCGATCAAGGGCGGACGGCTCGCCGCCGCGGCCTGGCCGGCGAAGGTGGTGACGCTGCTCGTCTCCGACATTCCCGGCGACCGGCCGTCGTTGGTGTCTTCGGGGCCGACAGTGCCCGATGCTTCCACGAGACAGGACGCGCTGCGGCTGGTCGAGACATGGCGGATCGCGCTGCCCGAGGCGGTGATGGACCATCTGCGTTCGCCCGAGGCCGACGCACCGCATCCCGACGATGCGCGGTTCATCCGCAACGAGGCGCACATCATCGCCTCGGCCGCCGTGTCGCTGGAGGCGGCGGCCGAGGCCGCGCGGGCGCAGGGGATCGAGGCCGTCATCCTGTCGGATGCGATCGAGGGCGAGGCGCGCGAGGTCGGTTCCGTGCATGCCGCGATCGCGCGCGAGGTGGCGTTGAGGGACCGGCCGTTTCGCAAGCCGGTGGTGATCCTGTCGGGGGGCGAGACGACGGTGACGCTGCGCGGAAAGGGCAAGGGCGGGCGAAACACCGAGTTCCTGCTGTCCCTGGCGCTCGGCATCGACGGCGTCGACGGCATCCACGCCTTCGCCGCCGACACGGACGGCATTGATGGTTCCGAGGACAATGCCGGCGCCTTCGCCGATTTCGCCACGGTGTCGCGCCTACGGTCGGCAGGCCTCGACCCGCGTGCGATGCTCGGCGAGAACGACGCATGGACGGCGTTCGGGGCGATCGGCGACCTGTTCGTGCCGGGGCCGAGTGGGACAAACGTCAACGATCTTCGGGCGGTGCTGGTGCGTTAG